The uncultured Campylobacter sp. genome contains a region encoding:
- a CDS encoding chemotaxis protein, whose amino-acid sequence MTQEELDALMAGDLEGVTAETDDAQASDDENLNLETAEEASVEGRDEDVKFDSGDYKVSSNMPWPPPPPTDDHKMVHQLDDVTKDSEEKATQMFDKLDAINNFSMDAESGLSEIIGGIETNIEIFTKLHEKFPNIATFADALEKNNALKSSAETTLDNVRMTEDEIMMAMDMMQYQDIHRQKIERVINVMRALSKYMSSLFEGKIDDEKRVASAVHIAGDTTTENLVSNDDIEALIESLGKK is encoded by the coding sequence ATGACGCAAGAAGAACTTGACGCCTTGATGGCGGGCGATTTAGAGGGCGTTACCGCCGAGACCGACGACGCGCAAGCTAGCGACGATGAAAATTTAAACCTAGAAACCGCCGAGGAAGCCTCGGTAGAGGGCAGAGACGAAGACGTTAAATTCGACTCCGGCGACTACAAAGTATCCTCAAATATGCCGTGGCCTCCGCCTCCACCGACGGATGATCACAAGATGGTTCATCAGCTAGACGACGTCACAAAGGATAGCGAGGAAAAAGCCACGCAGATGTTTGACAAGCTTGACGCGATCAATAACTTTTCTATGGACGCGGAGAGCGGACTTAGCGAGATTATCGGCGGTATAGAGACTAATATCGAAATTTTTACCAAACTACACGAAAAATTCCCGAATATCGCTACTTTTGCCGATGCGCTAGAGAAAAATAACGCCCTAAAAAGCTCTGCAGAAACGACGCTAGATAACGTCAGGATGACGGAAGACGAGATCATGATGGCGATGGATATGATGCAGTATCAAGACATCCACCGTCAAAAGATCGAGCGCGTTATTAACGTCATGCGCGCGCTTAGCAAGTATATGAGCAGCCTCTTTGAGGGCAAGATCGACGACGAGAAGCGCGTGGCCTCGGCGGTGCATATCGCGGGCGATACGACTACGGAAAATCTCGTCAGCAACGACGATATCGAGGCTTTAATCGAAAGCTTGGGCAAAAAGTGA
- a CDS encoding GyrI-like domain-containing protein, whose amino-acid sequence MEILSVEGFKIYGLKARTKNADEINGDGKIPALWAKFMKEIYDGKSEIYGVYCSYENGVNGLYDLFIGTKSLCPGGEILEIKSGKYAVFSFPNEPQNVAKFWGEIWKYFESSELKRAYETDFEKYLNEKIEIYISIK is encoded by the coding sequence ATGGAAATTTTATCGGTAGAGGGTTTTAAAATTTACGGACTAAAAGCTCGTACCAAAAATGCCGACGAGATAAACGGCGACGGTAAAATCCCGGCATTGTGGGCGAAATTTATGAAAGAAATCTATGACGGTAAAAGCGAAATTTACGGCGTTTATTGTAGTTATGAAAACGGCGTAAACGGGCTTTACGATTTATTTATCGGAACTAAATCGCTTTGCCCTGGCGGCGAAATTTTAGAGATAAAAAGCGGCAAATACGCCGTTTTTAGCTTTCCAAATGAGCCGCAAAACGTAGCGAAATTTTGGGGAGAAATTTGGAAATATTTTGAAAGCTCTGAGCTAAAAAGAGCCTACGAAACGGACTTTGAGAAATATTTAAACGAAAAAATAGAAATTTACATATCAATAAAATAA
- a CDS encoding histidinol-phosphatase has protein sequence MKVDLHNHTPLCKHAVDEPRQYVLSAVNSNCEYFGFSDHAPMKFDEAYRMDFSQMDVYESEILRLRDEFDGRIKIMLGYEVDFLEGFMDERVLSRDVDHLIGSVHFLGGWGFDNPEFIGEYKNRDIDQIWRDYFYCVEKMAKSGKFDIVGHLDLLKVFKFMPKTDVRLLAKDAITAIKKANLTVEINAAGFRKPIGEQYPSVNLLEMIAEKDIPITFGSDAHAKDQVGLNGEKCEQIARNLGFSKCAVFKNRDREFVKFYIG, from the coding sequence ATGAAAGTCGATCTTCACAATCACACTCCGCTTTGCAAACACGCCGTAGACGAGCCTAGGCAGTACGTTTTAAGCGCGGTAAATTCAAACTGCGAGTATTTTGGTTTTAGCGACCACGCGCCGATGAAATTTGACGAAGCGTACCGTATGGATTTTTCGCAAATGGACGTTTACGAGAGCGAAATTTTGCGCCTCAGAGACGAATTTGACGGGCGGATAAAAATAATGCTCGGCTACGAGGTCGATTTTTTAGAGGGCTTTATGGACGAGCGGGTTTTATCGCGCGACGTAGACCATCTCATCGGTTCGGTGCATTTTTTGGGCGGTTGGGGCTTTGATAATCCCGAGTTTATCGGCGAATATAAAAACCGCGATATAGATCAAATTTGGCGGGATTATTTTTACTGCGTAGAAAAGATGGCAAAGTCTGGCAAATTTGACATAGTCGGGCATTTGGATTTACTAAAGGTATTTAAATTTATGCCAAAAACCGACGTTAGACTCCTTGCTAAAGATGCGATTACTGCTATAAAAAAGGCAAATTTGACGGTGGAGATAAACGCGGCCGGCTTTAGAAAACCGATCGGCGAGCAGTATCCGAGCGTAAATTTACTAGAAATGATCGCCGAAAAAGACATACCGATCACCTTTGGCTCGGACGCTCATGCAAAAGATCAAGTCGGTCTAAACGGCGAAAAATGCGAACAAATCGCTAGAAATTTGGGCTTTAGCAAGTGTGCGGTATTTAAAAATCGCGATAGAGAATTTGTAAAATTTTATATCGGGTAG
- a CDS encoding DUF3972 domain-containing protein codes for MQTYLSIDEFCKLVHLEREVIEGMINRGVLNTKEEGGEILIEASQGTMSVVPSVVAVPAPQMGSEGFSFVEKTIGTILNLHEKVLDAKDETLETLRNENKFLKEALISMQELYDEDRKTVETLTKQLKNSQDEVEFLKRKYKLMWNKAVENFKGDKE; via the coding sequence ATGCAGACATACTTAAGCATAGACGAATTTTGCAAGCTCGTGCACCTAGAGCGCGAGGTAATCGAGGGGATGATAAATCGCGGCGTGCTAAATACGAAAGAAGAAGGCGGCGAGATCCTCATAGAAGCCAGCCAAGGCACGATGAGCGTGGTGCCTAGCGTCGTGGCCGTGCCTGCGCCGCAGATGGGCTCAGAGGGTTTTAGTTTCGTAGAAAAGACGATCGGCACGATATTAAATTTGCACGAAAAGGTACTCGACGCCAAAGACGAGACGCTAGAGACCCTGCGCAACGAAAATAAGTTTTTAAAAGAGGCGCTAATCTCGATGCAAGAACTCTACGACGAGGATAGAAAAACGGTTGAAACGCTCACGAAACAGCTAAAAAATTCGCAAGACGAAGTCGAGTTTTTAAAGCGAAAATACAAACTCATGTGGAACAAAGCGGTTGAAAATTTTAAAGGCGACAAGGAATGA
- a CDS encoding zinc ribbon domain-containing protein: MNKYLEQLVELSNIDKDIDDFTPRLEKVQSVLKATKDEQAAILAQIEEAATSVTELKNQKSQTNAHIAEFSAKIKDVAKKSSAAKTEKEIKALQLEDELAKEQLEAANEEVERLEKIIDSKNALKSELEAKAAELGENLIKIESEISAEVGAIEQQRNEIYAKKNKLVGQMNQKILTFYEKIRKWAHNTAVVPVKKQACYGCFMQINDKTYSAVIKGEDIVTCPHCGRILYKEAAN; this comes from the coding sequence ATGAATAAATATTTAGAACAGCTAGTCGAGCTCTCAAACATCGATAAAGATATCGACGATTTTACGCCGCGCCTCGAGAAGGTTCAAAGCGTTTTAAAAGCGACTAAGGACGAGCAGGCGGCGATTTTAGCGCAGATCGAAGAAGCGGCTACGAGCGTGACCGAGCTAAAAAATCAAAAATCTCAAACCAACGCACACATAGCCGAATTTAGCGCGAAGATAAAAGACGTCGCTAAAAAAAGCAGCGCCGCAAAAACGGAAAAAGAGATAAAAGCGCTTCAACTAGAAGACGAGCTAGCTAAAGAACAGCTAGAGGCCGCGAACGAAGAGGTCGAAAGACTAGAAAAAATCATAGATAGCAAAAATGCGCTAAAAAGCGAGCTTGAGGCAAAGGCTGCGGAGCTTGGCGAAAATTTGATCAAAATCGAGAGCGAAATCTCGGCTGAGGTAGGCGCCATCGAGCAGCAAAGAAACGAAATATACGCTAAGAAAAACAAGCTAGTCGGCCAGATGAATCAAAAAATCTTGACCTTTTACGAGAAAATCCGTAAATGGGCGCACAACACCGCCGTCGTGCCGGTCAAAAAACAGGCCTGCTACGGCTGCTTTATGCAGATAAACGACAAGACTTATTCTGCTGTCATCAAGGGCGAAGACATCGTGACCTGCCCTCACTGCGGCCGAATTTTATACAAAGAAGCGGCGAACTAG
- a CDS encoding Nif3-like dinuclear metal center hexameric protein: MKIGEIYKILDEISPFASQEEWDNSGLLVGSFEASAERVYLSLDVDDELLDEAQPNSLIITHHPLIFKGLKSLNLDKYPSSLIAKMMAKNLSLIAMHTNYDLSHLNEYVLSEILGFTPNERDGFVLYADVNLSFDELCERVKTKLNLSHLRVCKGRKFDRNAPVKRLAFCTGSGGDLIDIVKADVFLTGDLKYHQAMSAAQNNLTMIDIGHFESERYFGESLAKYLQILPIPTIISNSKNPFSYS; encoded by the coding sequence ATGAAAATCGGCGAAATTTATAAAATTTTAGACGAGATTAGCCCGTTTGCGAGCCAAGAGGAGTGGGATAATAGCGGGCTGCTCGTGGGCTCGTTTGAGGCGAGCGCGGAGCGCGTTTACCTTAGCCTTGACGTCGACGACGAGCTTTTAGACGAAGCGCAGCCAAATTCGCTTATCATTACGCATCATCCGCTCATTTTTAAGGGGCTAAAATCGTTAAATTTGGACAAATATCCAAGTAGCCTAATCGCAAAGATGATGGCTAAAAATTTAAGCCTAATCGCTATGCACACGAACTATGATCTAAGCCATCTAAACGAGTACGTGTTAAGCGAGATTTTGGGATTTACGCCAAATGAGCGCGATGGATTCGTGCTTTATGCGGATGTAAATTTGAGCTTTGACGAGCTTTGCGAGAGAGTAAAAACAAAGCTAAATTTGAGCCATTTAAGGGTTTGCAAAGGGCGAAAATTTGACCGTAATGCGCCGGTAAAGCGCCTTGCGTTTTGTACGGGAAGCGGCGGCGATTTGATTGATATCGTTAAAGCGGACGTGTTTTTAACGGGCGATCTAAAGTATCACCAAGCCATGAGCGCCGCGCAAAATAATCTTACTATGATAGACATCGGGCACTTTGAGAGCGAGCGGTATTTTGGGGAGTCGCTTGCAAAATATTTGCAAATTTTGCCGATTCCTACTATAATATCCAACTCAAAAAACCCGTTTTCATACAGTTAA
- a CDS encoding peptidase U32 family protein has product MKKPELLSPAGNLTKLKIALEYGADAVYASVASFSLRTRSAREFNLESFKEAIEYTHAKGKKFYATVNAFPFNSQIEPLKRHLQTISAMKPDAFIIATPGVMSLAKEIAPEIEIHLSTQANVMNALDAKIYHEMGAKRIVVAREMSLKDVVKIKEQIPTLDIEIFVHGSMCFAYSGRCLVSAVQSGRQSNRGSCANDCRFKYELYAKNPESGTLFRLEEDEEGGTHVMNSKDLNLSAHIKDIIESGAVDSLKIEGRTKSEYYAACATRAYRMAVDDAVAGKFDAQIYAGELNTLKNRGFTDGYLVNRPFEKTDTQNHASSLEEGTHQVNAMTIDGEFFKCKYKIFPGNEYEIVAPLGSQIDECESEISQIFGRDGKKFIKFKKLVTKKGKEIAEIHSGNENEVNLGARLPKFSFLREEIK; this is encoded by the coding sequence GTGAAAAAGCCAGAGCTTTTATCTCCCGCGGGAAATTTAACCAAGCTAAAAATAGCTCTAGAATACGGTGCTGACGCGGTTTATGCATCGGTGGCGAGCTTTTCGCTCCGCACTCGTTCGGCGCGCGAATTTAACCTTGAAAGCTTTAAAGAAGCCATCGAGTACACGCACGCAAAGGGCAAAAAATTTTACGCGACGGTAAACGCGTTTCCTTTTAATTCGCAAATCGAGCCGCTAAAGCGCCACTTGCAAACGATTTCTGCAATGAAGCCAGATGCCTTTATCATCGCGACTCCGGGCGTCATGAGCCTGGCAAAAGAGATCGCCCCCGAGATTGAGATACACCTCTCGACGCAGGCAAACGTCATGAATGCGCTTGACGCTAAAATCTACCACGAAATGGGCGCAAAACGCATCGTCGTAGCGCGCGAAATGAGCCTAAAAGACGTCGTGAAGATAAAAGAGCAAATCCCGACGCTAGATATCGAAATTTTCGTGCACGGCTCGATGTGCTTTGCATACTCGGGGCGCTGCTTGGTTAGCGCGGTTCAAAGCGGCCGCCAATCAAACCGCGGCAGCTGCGCCAACGACTGCAGGTTTAAATACGAACTCTACGCCAAAAACCCCGAGAGCGGAACGCTGTTTCGCCTAGAAGAAGACGAAGAAGGCGGCACGCACGTGATGAACTCGAAGGATTTAAATTTATCCGCGCACATCAAAGATATCATCGAAAGCGGCGCGGTCGATAGCCTAAAGATCGAAGGCCGCACGAAAAGCGAATACTACGCCGCCTGTGCGACTAGGGCCTACCGCATGGCCGTCGACGACGCCGTGGCAGGAAAATTCGACGCGCAAATTTACGCCGGCGAACTAAATACGCTAAAAAATCGCGGCTTTACCGACGGCTACCTAGTAAATCGCCCGTTTGAAAAAACGGATACGCAAAATCACGCCAGCAGCCTAGAGGAGGGCACTCATCAGGTAAACGCCATGACTATTGACGGCGAGTTTTTTAAATGCAAATATAAAATTTTCCCCGGCAACGAGTATGAGATCGTGGCGCCTCTGGGCTCGCAGATAGATGAGTGCGAGAGTGAAATCTCGCAAATTTTCGGTCGCGACGGCAAGAAATTTATCAAATTTAAAAAGCTCGTAACCAAAAAAGGCAAAGAGATCGCCGAGATCCACAGCGGCAACGAAAACGAAGTAAATTTAGGCGCGAGACTGCCTAAATTTAGCTTTTTAAGAGAGGAAATAAAATGA
- the purE gene encoding 5-(carboxyamino)imidazole ribonucleotide mutase has product MKFVSIIMGSKSDYDVVSEAAKVLEKFNVPYELIISSAHRSPKRTSEYVAAAEEKGAQVFIAAAGMAAHLAGAIAANTTRPVIGIPMAGSALSGVDALYSTVQMPGGMPVGTVAIGKAGAVNAAYLALQILALNDQNLDEMLKADRAAKAKQVEEDSAKVEVLLA; this is encoded by the coding sequence ATGAAATTTGTTTCAATTATAATGGGAAGCAAGAGCGACTACGACGTAGTTAGCGAGGCGGCAAAGGTGCTTGAAAAATTTAACGTCCCTTATGAGCTAATCATCAGCTCGGCGCACAGAAGTCCGAAGCGAACGAGCGAATACGTCGCCGCAGCCGAGGAAAAGGGCGCACAGGTATTTATCGCGGCAGCCGGCATGGCGGCGCATCTAGCGGGCGCTATCGCAGCAAACACCACTCGTCCCGTGATCGGCATACCGATGGCAGGTTCGGCGCTTAGCGGCGTGGACGCGCTTTACTCGACCGTGCAGATGCCGGGCGGCATGCCCGTGGGCACAGTCGCTATCGGTAAGGCGGGCGCGGTAAACGCAGCCTATCTGGCGCTACAAATTTTGGCTCTAAACGACCAAAATCTAGACGAAATGCTAAAAGCCGACCGAGCGGCGAAAGCTAAGCAAGTAGAGGAAGACTCGGCGAAGGTGGAAGTTTTACTCGCCTAA
- the glnA gene encoding type I glutamate--ammonia ligase encodes MGKFVKSVDHFFDFCKEHEVRFVDFRFTDMNGAWHSITYNVKAVEKAHFEHGVPMDASSLGGWQPIDKSDMIMRPEATSAFLDPFTADVTAVVFCDIYDIYKGQIYEKCPRSIAKKAMAYVKESGVGDAAYFGPENEFFIFDNVKIVDSPNCAMYEVDTEEGEWNDAKDFTDGYNTGHRPRRKGGYLMTQPTDSMVDLRAEMMQVLEQVGLEVFVGHHEVAQGQGEIGVKFGTLVEAADNVQIYKYVVKMVAHLNGKTATFMPKPLYGDNGSGMHVHQSVWKDGKNLFYGEGNYANLSDFARWYIGGILNHARSVAAFTNPSTNSYKRLIPGFEAPSILTYSSQNRSASIRIPYGSGEKSVRAEMRFPDSTANPYLAFAAMLMAGLDGVKHKMEPVGPMDENLFKLHLDEIRERGIEQLPHTLRGSLEALIRDNEYLRPIMTETFIDDYQHYKFETQVWPYEARPTAYEFKTCFSC; translated from the coding sequence ATGGGAAAATTCGTAAAAAGCGTCGATCATTTTTTTGATTTTTGCAAAGAGCACGAGGTTAGATTCGTAGATTTTAGATTTACCGATATGAACGGCGCTTGGCACAGCATCACGTATAACGTAAAAGCCGTCGAAAAGGCGCATTTTGAGCATGGAGTGCCGATGGACGCGAGCTCGCTGGGCGGCTGGCAACCGATAGATAAAAGCGACATGATAATGCGTCCGGAAGCTACTAGCGCCTTTTTAGATCCTTTTACCGCCGACGTTACCGCAGTCGTTTTTTGCGATATTTACGACATTTACAAGGGGCAAATTTACGAAAAATGTCCGCGCTCGATAGCCAAAAAAGCGATGGCCTACGTGAAAGAAAGCGGCGTGGGCGACGCGGCGTATTTTGGGCCCGAGAACGAATTTTTTATATTTGATAACGTAAAAATCGTCGATAGCCCAAACTGCGCGATGTACGAAGTAGATACCGAAGAGGGCGAGTGGAACGACGCCAAGGACTTCACCGACGGCTATAATACCGGCCACAGACCGCGTAGAAAAGGCGGCTATCTGATGACGCAGCCGACCGATAGTATGGTCGATCTGCGCGCTGAAATGATGCAGGTTTTAGAGCAAGTTGGCCTTGAAGTCTTCGTCGGGCACCACGAAGTCGCGCAGGGTCAAGGCGAGATCGGCGTGAAATTCGGTACTCTCGTAGAGGCCGCCGATAACGTGCAAATTTACAAATACGTCGTCAAAATGGTCGCGCACCTAAACGGCAAAACCGCGACCTTTATGCCAAAGCCGCTCTACGGCGACAACGGCAGCGGCATGCACGTGCATCAGTCGGTGTGGAAGGACGGTAAAAATTTATTCTACGGCGAGGGAAATTACGCGAATTTAAGCGATTTCGCGCGCTGGTATATCGGCGGAATCTTAAATCACGCAAGAAGCGTTGCGGCGTTTACAAACCCGAGCACAAACAGCTACAAGCGCCTAATCCCGGGCTTTGAAGCGCCGTCGATACTCACTTACTCAAGTCAAAATCGCTCGGCGTCGATCCGTATCCCTTACGGCTCGGGAGAAAAATCCGTGCGCGCCGAGATGAGATTTCCTGATAGCACGGCAAACCCGTATTTGGCGTTTGCCGCGATGCTGATGGCGGGGCTTGACGGCGTGAAGCATAAAATGGAGCCGGTAGGTCCGATGGATGAAAATTTATTTAAACTGCACCTAGATGAAATTCGCGAGCGTGGCATCGAGCAGTTGCCGCATACGCTAAGGGGCAGCCTAGAAGCGTTAATCCGCGATAACGAATACCTCCGTCCGATAATGACCGAGACCTTCATCGACGATTATCAGCATTATAAATTTGAAACCCAAGTGTGGCCGTACGAGGCAAGACCTACGGCATACGAGTTTAAGACTTGTTTTTCTTGCTAA
- the glyQ gene encoding glycine--tRNA ligase subunit alpha, with protein sequence MTFSEIILTLQNYWREQGCVILQPYDMPAGAGTYHQATFLRSLGPKPWATAYVAPSRRPTDGRYGENPNRLGAYYQFQVLIKPSPENIQELYLKSLEKLGLNLKNHDIRFVEDNWESPTLGAWGLGWEVWLDGMEVTQFTYFQQVGGIACELVSAEITYGLERLAMYLQDVNSVYDIVWDDRGGNIVTYADVHKQGEFEWSKYNFEIADVDMLFRQFENAFGECKRCLEAKISLPAYDYCMLAAHTFNVLDARGAISVTQRQDYILKIRELAKECALTYKAGIDAAVQNDAKGE encoded by the coding sequence ATGACGTTTTCAGAGATTATTTTGACGTTGCAAAACTACTGGCGCGAGCAGGGTTGCGTGATACTGCAGCCATACGATATGCCAGCGGGTGCCGGCACATATCATCAGGCGACTTTTTTGAGGAGCCTCGGGCCAAAGCCGTGGGCGACGGCGTACGTGGCACCCTCTCGCCGCCCGACCGACGGTAGATACGGCGAAAACCCAAACCGCCTGGGTGCTTATTATCAGTTTCAGGTGCTCATTAAACCAAGCCCGGAAAATATACAGGAGCTTTATCTAAAAAGCCTTGAAAAGCTTGGGTTAAATTTAAAAAATCACGACATCCGCTTCGTCGAGGATAACTGGGAGAGTCCGACGCTGGGTGCTTGGGGGCTAGGCTGGGAGGTCTGGCTAGACGGTATGGAGGTGACGCAGTTTACGTATTTTCAACAAGTTGGCGGCATCGCGTGCGAGCTGGTTTCGGCTGAAATCACCTACGGCCTTGAGCGCCTTGCGATGTATCTGCAGGACGTAAATAGCGTCTACGATATCGTTTGGGACGATAGGGGCGGCAACATCGTGACTTACGCGGACGTGCATAAGCAGGGCGAATTTGAGTGGAGCAAATATAACTTTGAAATCGCGGACGTAGATATGCTATTTCGCCAGTTTGAAAACGCATTCGGCGAGTGCAAACGCTGCTTGGAGGCCAAAATTTCTCTGCCTGCGTATGATTATTGCATGCTTGCGGCGCATACGTTTAACGTCCTTGACGCGCGCGGAGCGATCAGCGTAACGCAAAGGCAAGACTATATCCTAAAAATCCGCGAGCTGGCCAAAGAGTGCGCGCTGACGTATAAAGCTGGCATCGACGCCGCTGTCCAAAACGACGCGAAGGGCGAATAA